From Silene latifolia isolate original U9 population unplaced genomic scaffold, ASM4854445v1 scaffold_75, whole genome shotgun sequence, one genomic window encodes:
- the LOC141640271 gene encoding protein FAR-RED IMPAIRED RESPONSE 1-like, with protein sequence MFDIRSSWIPAYFRDIYLGGIMRTTSRSESENSFFGNFTNPHLTLVEFWMRFQSAMDAQRWKYAKVTADDKNSSPKLSTPLLLEKKTSEFYTTTVFYQFQEELQAACFTCGLSPRTTEDNNEHISIMDREKDKVYTVDLSGNKFSCSCKMFERIGLLCKHVLWVLKDRGFDDIPTEYLLDRWGKYATCRPIFNVVGTTLLADCMSIENHQSKISELWSEVFTSVSLVEDNEELGDELLELLRAFNEKLMISVKRGKSKNKKAEIEMLIGSKVPSEASVLPPEKCENKGSGRRITSNKEKAVQENAKPLRKCRACGEMTHHDSRNCPSRATQK encoded by the coding sequence ATGTTTGACATTCGTTCAAGTTGGATTCCTGCCTACTTTAGAGACATATATCTTGGTGGGATTATGCGCACAACATCAAGGTCAGAATCTGAAAATAGCTTCTTTGGAAATTTCACAAACCCGCACCTCACtcttgttgagttttggatgcgtttccaATCGGCTATGGATGCGCAGCGTTGGAAATATGCTAAGGTGACTGCCGATGATAAGAACTCTTCTCCAAAATTATCAACACCTCTCCTTCTAGAAAAAAAAACCTCTGAATTTTACACCACCACTGTTTTTTATCAATTTCAAGAAGAACTCCAAGCTGCGTGTTTTACTTGTGGTCTTTCACCGAGGACAACTGAAGACAACAATGAGCATATTTCAATAATGGACCGCGAGAAAGACAAGGTATACACAGTTGATTTAAGTGGTAATAAATTTTCTTGTTCATGTAAGATGTTTGAAAGGATTGGGTTACTTTGTAAGCATGTTCTGTGGGTGTTAAAAGATAGAGGGTTTGATGATATCCCTACGGAGTATCTATTAGACAGATGGGGCAAATATGCAACTTGTCGTCCCATTTTTAATGTTGTTGGGACAACCCTCCTAGCTGATTGTATGTCAATAGAAAACCACCAAAGTAAGATAAGTGAATTGTGGTCGGAAGTATTTACTTCAGTTTCGCTTGTTGAAGATAATGAGGAACTTGGTGATGAGCTGCTTGAACTTCTTCGCGCTTTCAACGAGAAATTGATGATTTCAGTTAAGCGTGGGAAGTCAAAAAACAAGAAAGCTGAAATTGAGATGCTTATTGGCTCGAAAGTACCGTCTGAAGCTAGTGTTCTACCACCAGAAAAGTGTGAGAATAAGGGATCAggaagacggattacttcaaacAAGGAAAAGGCAGTACAAGAAAATGCAAAGCCCTTGAGGAAATGTCGTGCTTGCGGTGAAATGACTCATCATGATAGTAGGAATTGCCCAAGTCGAGCCACTCAAAAGTGA